One segment of Methanothermobacter sp. DNA contains the following:
- a CDS encoding tetratricopeptide repeat protein: MKRVMLAVAEFLLGWGAPERALHITRRVTEADPENPAAWMLLSNINQNMGRYRDALKALERLTKISPHPLAWHKMGYIHSILGEDEERDACYRRAPELYESSINENPGNATLWYGRGLILHQWGEDEGALKSFEKATAIDPLHAQSWVYMGFSLNKHGRYREALECFDRAIKLDAGNAPVWIGKSEAFEALGNQWASEKCLKIALDTANGVPIEEDPPESIYPYPFRALTVISYAFTALTLAQFILIIFRAELAGTLVMGALTATAIYILLKERPRSELPMVLGALIFTPFAFLYLSIRQLIKPEESGDRILATVSLPILFGPMILFTALILPYLAQESSRIMYTLTMTWKTGDLHLLFDWALEHIDSFLSSILFLGHATCV, from the coding sequence ATGAAGAGGGTCATGCTTGCAGTCGCCGAATTTCTGTTGGGGTGGGGTGCCCCGGAGAGGGCCCTCCACATTACCAGGAGGGTTACAGAGGCTGACCCTGAAAACCCGGCGGCATGGATGCTCCTGAGTAACATAAACCAGAATATGGGAAGATACAGGGATGCCCTGAAGGCCCTTGAGAGACTCACGAAAATAAGTCCCCATCCACTGGCCTGGCATAAGATGGGCTACATCCACAGTATCCTCGGGGAGGATGAGGAGAGAGACGCTTGTTACCGGAGGGCCCCTGAACTCTATGAATCATCCATCAATGAGAACCCCGGTAACGCCACCCTATGGTATGGAAGGGGCCTGATACTTCACCAGTGGGGCGAAGATGAAGGGGCACTGAAGTCATTTGAAAAGGCCACAGCCATTGATCCACTCCATGCCCAATCATGGGTCTACATGGGGTTCTCCCTGAATAAACATGGAAGATACCGGGAGGCACTGGAATGCTTTGATAGGGCCATCAAGCTGGATGCAGGGAATGCCCCGGTATGGATCGGCAAGTCAGAGGCTTTTGAGGCACTCGGGAACCAATGGGCCTCTGAGAAATGCCTTAAAATAGCACTTGATACAGCTAACGGTGTCCCCATCGAGGAGGACCCCCCGGAGTCCATCTACCCATACCCCTTCAGGGCACTCACAGTCATCTCATACGCCTTCACAGCACTCACCCTCGCCCAGTTCATACTGATAATTTTCAGAGCTGAGTTGGCGGGCACCTTGGTAATGGGAGCCCTTACGGCTACAGCCATATACATATTACTGAAGGAAAGGCCACGGAGTGAACTGCCAATGGTCCTGGGGGCCCTGATTTTCACCCCATTCGCATTTCTGTATCTATCAATCCGGCAACTGATAAAGCCTGAGGAGTCAGGGGATCGTATCCTGGCAACAGTATCCCTTCCCATCCTCTTTGGGCCGATGATTCTGTTCACGGCGCTTATCCTGCCATACCTGGCACAGGAGAGTAGCAGGATCATGTATACCCTCACCATGACATGGAAAACCGGAGACCTGCACTTACTTTTCGACTGGGCCCTGGAACACATTGATAGTTTTTTGAGTTCCATCCTTTTCTTGGGCCATGCTACCTGCGTGTAA
- a CDS encoding response regulator, giving the protein MTSILIVEDEALIASDLQMRLEDMGYSVVGVATTGKEALKLIAEKRPDLVLMDIVLRGEMDGVDVARRVKELRVPVVFLTAYSDPETIGRARRAGAYGYLLKPYDDRTLKVTVETALKRYRADIRDLLKVPKDRKTGAVPGVLVVEDEAIVAADLSHKLEEAGFRVVGVEDTGEGAVSAAAELQPDVVIMDVYLRGEMDGIEASEVIQGEHGIPVIYLTAYSDDSTLSRILETEPYGYLLKPFSTEQLRAEIEVVLQTIKETEDYSRRMHEVIVTKAEEMKIEKTGVFFVSSVILGLAAYGFITRSMTWLMYTLFIPVVYSLLHLSFSYRKPERPVSDSMPMVSIIVPANNEENTIERCVETLSSLDYHVNGRRNYEIIVVNDGSTDRTGEILEDLVKRYRHLKVVTRRAPFAFNGKGYALNDGVTLAEGDIIAVFDADARVEPDFLRNIVPYLDGDDVAGAQSRVRMYNADENLLTRMQDLEFAIFGNVIMRSRMNMDVPAFLGGNGQLVKRRVVEEIGGWDGYAVTEDLNLSVKLMLRGYHVRYSPEAEVFQEAVSEWPAFFRQRTRWLTGNLETLFVYLAPMIDAPIALHRKLDAIFYLFSMIFIGFVMLGYVVFILNLAGFGFRMEAPFIIGLISTVAFFPLTMSGIRMDGYSIPRTILLSIEYWAYCLYLIPLFVAATVHMLRRRERRWAKTVHRGEGEGSEQ; this is encoded by the coding sequence ATGACGTCAATTCTGATAGTTGAGGACGAGGCACTCATAGCATCTGACCTCCAGATGAGACTGGAGGATATGGGCTACAGTGTCGTTGGGGTTGCGACCACAGGTAAGGAGGCCCTCAAGCTGATAGCAGAGAAGAGACCGGACCTCGTGCTCATGGACATAGTCCTGAGGGGCGAAATGGATGGTGTGGATGTGGCCCGGAGAGTGAAGGAACTCAGAGTCCCGGTGGTGTTCCTCACAGCCTACTCTGACCCCGAGACCATAGGGAGGGCCAGGAGGGCCGGGGCCTACGGTTACCTCCTCAAACCCTACGATGACCGGACACTCAAGGTGACGGTTGAAACAGCACTCAAAAGGTACCGGGCAGATATAAGGGACCTCCTGAAGGTCCCGAAGGATAGGAAGACAGGGGCAGTCCCAGGGGTCCTTGTGGTGGAGGATGAGGCGATCGTCGCAGCCGACCTTTCCCATAAACTGGAGGAGGCAGGGTTCAGGGTAGTGGGGGTTGAGGATACAGGTGAGGGCGCTGTATCAGCGGCCGCGGAACTCCAGCCCGACGTTGTCATCATGGACGTCTACCTCCGTGGTGAAATGGATGGTATAGAGGCCTCGGAGGTGATACAGGGTGAGCACGGAATCCCCGTGATATACCTGACAGCCTACTCAGATGACTCGACCCTATCCAGGATACTGGAGACAGAACCCTACGGTTACCTCCTCAAGCCCTTCAGCACCGAGCAGCTGAGGGCCGAGATCGAGGTGGTACTACAGACCATTAAGGAAACTGAGGATTACTCAAGGAGGATGCATGAGGTCATCGTCACCAAGGCAGAGGAGATGAAGATAGAGAAGACAGGAGTCTTCTTTGTATCCTCGGTGATACTCGGACTTGCAGCCTACGGCTTCATAACACGGAGCATGACCTGGCTCATGTACACGCTATTCATACCGGTGGTCTACAGTCTCCTGCATCTTTCATTCAGCTACAGGAAACCCGAAAGGCCTGTTTCAGATTCAATGCCCATGGTGAGCATTATAGTCCCCGCCAACAATGAGGAGAACACCATTGAGAGGTGCGTTGAGACCCTATCATCCCTGGACTACCATGTAAACGGCAGGAGGAACTATGAGATCATAGTGGTGAACGACGGGTCAACGGACCGTACCGGCGAGATCCTTGAGGACCTCGTGAAGAGGTACAGGCACCTGAAGGTTGTGACAAGGAGGGCCCCCTTCGCCTTCAACGGTAAGGGGTACGCCCTCAACGATGGTGTGACACTGGCCGAGGGAGACATCATAGCGGTCTTTGATGCCGACGCCAGGGTTGAACCGGACTTCCTCAGGAACATAGTCCCCTACCTTGATGGTGATGATGTGGCCGGCGCCCAGTCCAGGGTGAGGATGTACAATGCAGATGAGAACCTCCTCACCAGGATGCAGGACCTTGAGTTCGCCATATTCGGCAACGTTATCATGAGGTCAAGGATGAACATGGATGTCCCGGCCTTCCTTGGGGGTAACGGCCAGCTGGTCAAGAGGAGGGTCGTGGAGGAGATAGGGGGCTGGGATGGCTACGCGGTTACAGAGGACCTGAACCTCAGCGTCAAGCTGATGCTCAGGGGCTACCATGTCAGGTATTCCCCTGAGGCGGAGGTCTTCCAGGAGGCGGTGAGTGAGTGGCCGGCCTTCTTCAGGCAGAGGACCCGCTGGCTCACAGGTAACCTGGAGACCCTCTTCGTCTACCTTGCCCCCATGATCGATGCCCCCATAGCACTCCACAGGAAGCTTGACGCCATATTCTACCTCTTCTCCATGATCTTCATAGGGTTCGTCATGCTGGGTTACGTGGTATTCATCCTCAACCTCGCTGGTTTCGGATTCAGGATGGAGGCCCCGTTCATAATAGGCCTAATATCAACCGTGGCGTTCTTCCCACTCACAATGAGCGGTATAAGGATGGACGGCTACAGCATACCCCGTACCATACTGTTATCCATTGAGTACTGGGCCTACTGTTTATACCTCATACCCCTCTTTGTGGCCGCGACGGTTCACATGCTACGGAGGCGCGAGAGGCGCTGGGCCAAGACTGTCCACAGGGGGGAAGGTGAAGGTTCAGAGCAATAG
- the polX gene encoding DNA polymerase/3'-5' exonuclease PolX — MKNHLVAHILNRVADYMELRGDEFRTKAYRRAARTVEFLGEDIEDVAAQGRLRELPGIGENIAAKIEEILSTGSLSLLERLAGEYPVDLDSLLSVEGVGPKTVKLLYEELGIKTLDDLEEQAKRHRIRRLRGMGEKREAMILRNIELARSRISRRPLAYVVPLASRIKSELLELEGVRRVEVAGSIRRGRETVGDIDILVTATDPRRVMDHFTSMDIVDEVVVKGPRKSTVRLREGLDCDLRVFDDEVFGSALLYFTGSWEFNVELRRIAISSSMKLSEYGLFRGDERVAGRTETEVLEALGLTYIEPELRENRGEVAAAAEGKLPDLVNLSDIRGDLHMHSLFSDGIDAMEYMAEYASILGREYIAFTDHARYIDDVDAYLRAAERIEDVEVLAGVEVNILYDGSLEVPDKILQDFDLVVASIHDPGNITERLLRAMEHEPVDIIGHPTGRVLGSPDPLVDMERVVERASELGVALEVNSNPLRLDLRDTHVRMAVDAGCRIAINSDAHSRGALENIRWGVITARRGWAEQDDVINTMGIRKLRRWLGD, encoded by the coding sequence ATGAAGAACCATCTGGTGGCCCATATTCTGAACCGTGTTGCTGACTACATGGAACTCAGGGGCGATGAATTCAGGACAAAGGCCTACAGGAGGGCCGCGAGGACAGTGGAATTTCTTGGGGAGGACATAGAGGATGTGGCAGCCCAGGGGAGGCTCAGGGAACTCCCGGGTATAGGGGAGAACATCGCTGCAAAGATAGAGGAGATACTATCCACAGGTTCACTCTCACTCCTTGAAAGACTGGCAGGGGAATACCCTGTGGACCTTGACTCCCTCCTCTCGGTGGAGGGTGTGGGTCCAAAGACGGTTAAACTCCTCTACGAGGAGCTGGGGATAAAGACACTGGACGACCTGGAGGAACAGGCAAAGAGGCACCGTATAAGGAGGCTGAGGGGGATGGGTGAGAAGAGGGAGGCCATGATACTCCGTAACATTGAACTTGCAAGGTCAAGGATCTCCAGGAGACCCCTCGCCTACGTTGTCCCACTAGCATCCCGGATAAAATCCGAGCTCCTTGAACTTGAGGGTGTAAGGAGGGTTGAGGTGGCGGGCTCCATAAGAAGAGGCCGGGAGACCGTCGGGGACATCGACATACTTGTGACAGCCACCGACCCGCGGAGGGTCATGGACCACTTCACCTCCATGGACATTGTTGATGAGGTAGTGGTTAAGGGCCCCAGGAAGTCAACTGTACGCCTCAGGGAGGGCCTTGACTGTGACCTCAGGGTCTTCGACGACGAGGTCTTTGGCTCGGCACTTCTCTACTTCACAGGCTCATGGGAGTTCAACGTGGAGCTACGGAGGATAGCCATCTCCTCCTCAATGAAGCTCAGTGAGTACGGCCTCTTCAGGGGGGATGAGAGGGTCGCCGGGAGGACAGAGACAGAGGTCCTGGAGGCACTTGGACTGACCTACATTGAACCTGAACTCAGAGAGAACCGTGGTGAGGTTGCCGCCGCAGCAGAGGGGAAACTCCCGGACCTTGTAAATCTCTCAGATATCAGGGGGGACCTCCACATGCACAGCCTCTTCAGTGACGGCATCGATGCAATGGAGTACATGGCAGAGTACGCATCCATCCTCGGGCGGGAGTACATTGCCTTCACCGACCATGCAAGGTACATTGACGATGTGGATGCATACCTAAGGGCCGCCGAGCGTATAGAGGACGTGGAGGTCCTTGCAGGTGTTGAGGTCAACATACTCTATGATGGAAGCCTCGAGGTCCCTGATAAAATCCTGCAGGACTTTGACCTGGTTGTTGCAAGCATCCATGACCCTGGAAACATCACAGAAAGGCTACTCAGGGCTATGGAGCATGAGCCGGTAGATATAATAGGCCACCCCACCGGGCGAGTCCTGGGGTCACCTGACCCCCTGGTTGACATGGAGAGGGTGGTTGAACGCGCCTCTGAACTTGGAGTCGCCCTGGAGGTGAACTCCAACCCCCTCCGCCTGGACCTCAGGGACACCCATGTCCGGATGGCGGTTGATGCAGGCTGCAGGATCGCAATAAACAGTGACGCCCACTCACGGGGTGCACTTGAGAACATCAGGTGGGGTGTTATAACCGCAAGGCGCGGCTGGGCAGAGCAGGATGATGTGATAAACACCATGGGCATCAGGAAACTCAGAAGGTGGCTTGGGGACTGA
- a CDS encoding geranylgeranylglyceryl/heptaprenylglyceryl phosphate synthase, whose translation MKVEDYFHDILGERKIHLTLIDPEEQIPEEAVEIAEAAIRGGTDGIMLGGSTTDSSELDATAGALRENIDVPIILFPGNTTGVSRHADAIFFMSLLNSNNPYWIIGAQALGAPAVKKMGIEALPMGYLVVEPGGTVGWVGDTKPVPRNKPDIAAAYAMAAEFLGMRLFYLEAGSGAPQHVPEEMISLVKRCTDQILIVGGGIRTGADAARVAGAGADIIVTGTVVENSSNVEDKIREIVEGMGSL comes from the coding sequence ATGAAGGTTGAAGATTATTTCCATGATATTCTTGGGGAGAGGAAGATACACCTTACCCTCATAGACCCTGAGGAGCAGATCCCTGAGGAGGCCGTTGAAATCGCAGAGGCCGCCATAAGGGGTGGTACCGATGGTATAATGCTCGGGGGGTCAACCACTGATTCCAGTGAACTCGATGCCACCGCAGGGGCTCTGAGGGAGAACATAGATGTCCCGATAATACTTTTTCCCGGGAACACCACAGGTGTCAGCCGTCACGCGGATGCCATATTCTTCATGAGTCTCCTCAACTCAAACAACCCCTACTGGATCATAGGTGCCCAGGCCCTGGGCGCGCCAGCCGTTAAGAAGATGGGGATAGAGGCCCTCCCAATGGGTTACCTTGTGGTTGAACCAGGGGGTACGGTGGGCTGGGTTGGAGACACCAAACCAGTTCCCAGGAACAAACCGGACATTGCGGCAGCATATGCCATGGCCGCAGAGTTCCTTGGTATGAGGCTCTTCTACCTTGAGGCGGGTTCAGGTGCCCCACAGCATGTGCCTGAGGAGATGATATCCCTTGTTAAGAGGTGCACAGACCAGATACTCATAGTGGGCGGCGGTATAAGGACCGGTGCGGATGCCGCAAGGGTTGCAGGCGCAGGTGCAGATATCATAGTCACGGGTACCGTGGTTGAGAACAGCTCAAATGTCGAGGATAAGATTCGGGAGATCGTTGAGGGTATGGGGTCCCTCTAG
- a CDS encoding 50S ribosomal protein L40e, which yields MARFEEAENRLFNIKICLKCNARNPPTAKTCRKCGYKGLRYKAKEPRG from the coding sequence ATGGCAAGATTTGAGGAAGCAGAAAACAGACTATTCAATATCAAGATCTGCCTTAAATGTAACGCCAGGAACCCACCAACTGCAAAGACATGCAGGAAGTGCGGTTACAAGGGATTAAGGTACAAGGCAAAGGAACCAAGGGGTTAA
- a CDS encoding DUF367 family protein, whose translation MRIVVYHAEECDRKKCTSLKLGRKGKFKIVNSLNQIPRGALVLNPFSEKAVSPEDRDMVMRRGIAALDCSWKKVRKSSVIFQTAGNHRSLPFLVAANPTNYGKPCILSTAEAVAATLYIVGLKDIASDIMSYFKWGPHFLDLNRELLEAYSRARDSREVVEIQNKYIGG comes from the coding sequence ATGAGAATCGTGGTATACCATGCAGAGGAGTGTGACAGGAAGAAGTGCACCAGCCTTAAACTGGGCAGGAAGGGAAAATTTAAAATAGTAAATAGTCTCAACCAGATACCCAGAGGTGCACTTGTCCTCAACCCTTTTTCTGAGAAGGCAGTCTCACCCGAGGACCGTGACATGGTCATGAGGAGGGGCATCGCTGCCCTGGACTGCTCATGGAAAAAGGTAAGAAAGTCATCGGTCATATTCCAGACCGCAGGGAACCACAGGTCGCTGCCATTCCTGGTGGCCGCAAACCCCACCAACTACGGAAAACCCTGCATACTATCAACTGCAGAGGCCGTGGCGGCAACCCTTTATATAGTTGGACTGAAAGATATAGCGTCTGACATCATGTCCTACTTCAAGTGGGGTCCACACTTCCTGGACCTCAACCGTGAACTTCTTGAAGCTTACTCCCGGGCTAGGGATAGCCGTGAGGTTGTTGAGATTCAGAACAAATACATAGGAGGCTAA
- a CDS encoding VWA domain-containing protein translates to MKNLIFPFTAIVGQERVKKALILNAINPRIGGVLIKGDKGTGKTTAVRALADLLPSLRTVKGCPFNCDPDEPEEACEVCRSGDLEVEYRKMRVVELPLGATEDRVVGSLDIGKALTEGIKALEPGILAEANRNILYVDEINLLDDHLVDVLLDAAAYGVNTVEREGISLQHPSRFILVGTMNPAEGELRPQLSDRIGIHINVGTVTDIRQRILIMKRRDEFEDDPEGFVERFAESQRELRERIMEARKLLPAVTIDDDLLELIARVCVDAGVDGHRSDIAIVRTSKAIAAFNGRRRVREEDVEDAIILVLGERIPGRTYNRENTRREMQRAREEMERERESEEPESESGDSGSGPGEGEDDETPAEGPPGEGSSGDSGASPAASSLGALAADVEGREPETQDMDVDIKKLLRIRGKKKERLYGSRVESKTTKGRYVKSRFPRGSGDVAVDATLRAAASRGELKIEPGDIREKIRKHGARASIVLVVDISGSMFSEKKAARVKGLIERFIEDAQRHKDRISVVGFRGRDAKVIIPSTARASSFRDTVDSIRVGGTTPMAQGIKRGLEILREEKRHSEYVPFMVILSDGMPNVGVERNPKREAVEAAARLREEDIPSVIINFEQGSRGGRDLNMEIALASGGSYYDLHDLEDPSIAVPGIMKREREMF, encoded by the coding sequence ATGAAGAACCTTATTTTTCCATTCACAGCTATAGTTGGACAGGAGAGGGTGAAAAAGGCCCTTATACTCAATGCAATAAATCCCAGGATAGGCGGTGTCCTCATAAAGGGTGATAAGGGGACAGGTAAAACAACCGCCGTGAGGGCCCTGGCAGACCTTCTTCCATCACTGCGGACAGTTAAGGGCTGCCCCTTCAACTGCGACCCTGATGAACCTGAAGAGGCATGTGAGGTGTGCCGTTCAGGTGACCTCGAGGTGGAGTACCGGAAGATGCGGGTGGTTGAACTCCCCCTGGGTGCAACAGAGGACCGCGTGGTTGGATCCCTTGACATAGGGAAGGCTCTCACAGAGGGTATAAAGGCCCTTGAGCCGGGTATACTTGCAGAGGCCAACAGAAACATACTCTACGTTGACGAGATAAACCTACTGGACGACCACCTGGTGGATGTCCTGCTTGATGCTGCGGCCTACGGTGTGAACACAGTTGAGAGGGAGGGAATATCCCTTCAGCACCCATCAAGGTTCATCCTGGTTGGGACCATGAACCCCGCTGAGGGCGAACTCCGGCCCCAGCTCTCAGACAGGATAGGTATACACATAAATGTTGGCACGGTCACAGACATCAGGCAGAGGATCCTCATAATGAAGCGGAGGGATGAATTCGAGGATGACCCTGAGGGATTCGTTGAGAGGTTCGCTGAGAGTCAGCGGGAACTCAGGGAGAGGATAATGGAGGCCAGGAAGCTCCTTCCAGCGGTCACCATTGACGACGACCTCCTTGAGCTGATAGCAAGGGTCTGTGTCGATGCAGGTGTCGATGGGCACCGGTCCGATATTGCAATCGTCAGGACATCAAAGGCCATAGCGGCCTTCAACGGCAGGAGGAGGGTCCGTGAGGAGGACGTCGAGGATGCAATAATACTGGTTCTGGGGGAGAGAATACCTGGAAGGACCTATAACCGTGAAAACACCAGAAGGGAGATGCAGAGGGCCCGTGAGGAGATGGAGCGTGAAAGGGAGTCAGAGGAGCCTGAATCAGAAAGTGGTGACTCAGGAAGTGGTCCGGGTGAGGGTGAAGATGATGAAACCCCTGCAGAGGGACCACCCGGGGAAGGTAGCAGTGGAGATTCAGGGGCTTCACCGGCGGCATCATCCCTGGGGGCCCTTGCCGCTGATGTGGAGGGCAGGGAACCTGAAACCCAGGACATGGACGTTGATATAAAGAAGCTCCTCAGGATCAGGGGTAAGAAGAAGGAGCGCCTCTACGGCTCAAGGGTTGAGTCAAAGACCACCAAGGGCAGGTACGTGAAGAGCAGGTTCCCCAGGGGCTCAGGTGACGTTGCTGTTGACGCCACACTCAGGGCCGCCGCCTCAAGGGGGGAGCTTAAGATAGAACCCGGCGATATAAGGGAGAAGATACGCAAGCACGGTGCAAGGGCATCAATCGTCCTGGTGGTGGATATAAGCGGGTCCATGTTCTCTGAGAAGAAGGCCGCCAGGGTCAAGGGTCTCATAGAGAGGTTCATAGAGGACGCCCAGAGGCATAAGGACAGGATAAGTGTTGTGGGTTTCCGCGGAAGGGACGCCAAGGTTATAATACCCTCAACAGCTAGGGCATCATCATTCAGGGATACGGTTGACAGCATAAGGGTTGGTGGGACAACACCAATGGCACAGGGCATAAAGAGGGGCCTTGAGATACTCAGGGAGGAGAAGAGACACAGCGAGTACGTCCCCTTCATGGTTATCCTCAGCGACGGCATGCCAAACGTGGGGGTTGAGAGGAACCCCAAGAGGGAGGCGGTTGAGGCCGCAGCCAGGCTCAGGGAGGAGGATATACCCTCCGTTATCATAAACTTTGAGCAGGGCTCAAGGGGTGGAAGGGACCTCAACATGGAGATAGCCCTGGCCTCAGGTGGCAGTTACTATGACCTCCATGACCTTGAGGACCCATCCATAGCTGTTCCAGGGATAATGAAGCGTGAGAGGGAGATGTTCTAG
- a CDS encoding DUF116 domain-containing protein, producing the protein MINEFYQIFGQLVFIAGLGIIVMLASSLFLGRLLLNEDRLIFPRLLLITVDMFYGPFKKFSETLGLNSRIVDQIGVEVRNKINEKRFRSIDPHEKALVLPHCLRNPKCEARLDRTGLVCTGCNRCIIGKIKERAESIGYTVFVIPGSTFIKKIMEERRFKAVLGVACYQDLNLAMMKLSRFTPQGVPLLRDGCFKTKVDFRAVLEKMGLEGEMRRPRGCMNQVPEKTLEQ; encoded by the coding sequence ATGATCAACGAATTCTATCAGATATTCGGGCAGCTGGTATTCATAGCGGGTCTGGGTATCATTGTGATGCTTGCCTCAAGCCTCTTCCTCGGGAGGCTTCTTCTCAATGAGGACCGGTTGATATTCCCCAGACTCCTCCTTATCACAGTGGACATGTTCTACGGTCCATTCAAGAAGTTCTCAGAGACACTGGGACTCAACAGCCGTATAGTGGATCAGATAGGGGTTGAGGTGAGGAACAAGATCAACGAGAAAAGGTTCCGGTCAATAGACCCCCATGAGAAGGCACTCGTACTGCCCCACTGCCTCAGAAATCCAAAATGTGAGGCAAGGCTCGACAGGACAGGGCTTGTCTGCACTGGATGCAACCGCTGCATAATAGGTAAGATCAAGGAGCGGGCCGAGAGCATAGGGTACACGGTCTTCGTGATACCGGGGTCAACCTTCATAAAGAAGATAATGGAGGAGCGGAGGTTCAAGGCGGTCCTCGGGGTGGCCTGCTACCAGGACCTCAACCTGGCCATGATGAAGCTCTCAAGGTTCACACCACAGGGTGTCCCCCTCCTCAGGGACGGGTGCTTCAAGACAAAGGTGGACTTCAGGGCCGTCCTGGAGAAGATGGGGCTTGAAGGTGAGATGAGAAGACCAAGAGGCTGTATGAACCAGGTACCCGAGAAAACACTGGAGCAGTGA
- a CDS encoding TatD family hydrolase produces the protein MDIPITDNHIHVDPINGEGPKAVALKFQRSGGRRMIIPNKPSWTINAGTDYRKTMDTVLKYADIINQETEVEAYAVVGLHPAELSRLLEAGRDPERAEEMIREGLEYAQSLVLEGRAVAIGEVGRPHYPVPPEEMTIHNRLMVYAMELAAEASCPVQLHTETSGPEEFREFAGMASEAGIKKHMVIKHFSGPLTGRDENHGLTPSLIASGDVIREGIRKGSGFLMETDYLDDSSRPGAVLGPKTVPRRTIEFLNKGIFSEEDAYRIHQETVERVYGL, from the coding sequence TTGGACATACCCATCACCGATAACCACATACACGTTGACCCCATCAACGGTGAGGGGCCGAAAGCCGTGGCCCTTAAATTTCAGAGGTCCGGTGGCAGGAGGATGATAATCCCCAACAAGCCATCCTGGACCATAAACGCCGGGACAGACTACCGTAAAACCATGGATACGGTGCTTAAGTACGCTGACATCATCAACCAGGAGACAGAGGTTGAAGCATATGCTGTGGTGGGACTCCACCCGGCGGAGTTATCAAGGCTCCTTGAGGCCGGCCGCGACCCTGAGAGGGCCGAGGAGATGATAAGGGAGGGCCTTGAGTATGCCCAGTCACTGGTCCTTGAGGGGAGGGCCGTTGCAATAGGTGAGGTTGGAAGACCCCACTACCCTGTCCCCCCTGAGGAGATGACCATCCACAACAGGCTGATGGTGTATGCCATGGAACTTGCAGCCGAGGCCTCATGTCCTGTGCAGCTTCACACCGAGACCTCTGGACCTGAAGAGTTCAGGGAATTCGCAGGGATGGCCTCTGAGGCTGGTATAAAGAAGCACATGGTTATAAAGCACTTCTCCGGCCCCCTGACAGGAAGGGATGAGAACCATGGACTCACACCATCCCTCATTGCATCCGGAGATGTCATAAGGGAGGGCATCAGGAAGGGGTCAGGCTTCCTCATGGAGACCGACTACCTTGATGATAGCAGCAGACCAGGCGCGGTCCTCGGACCCAAGACCGTCCCGAGGAGGACAATTGAATTCCTGAATAAGGGGATATTCAGTGAGGAGGACGCCTACAGAATACACCAGGAGACCGTTGAAAGAGTCTACGGTTTATAA
- a CDS encoding TIGR00267 family protein has protein sequence MDIREFLHEYINMSRYVALGTLDGILAVMGVTLTASGVAGAGGLSVDNHLIALTGLSGGVALAMSNAFGSFIGERAEETRTMRELERKMMMDEGKLDDTIIHQQARRRVYMSMFTHGFSSFLGSFVPVLPFLVISERMTATIVTVVLCLAALLVLGVYLGRVSRENIYRTSLEVVVIGILIGLVSIFLGGSH, from the coding sequence ATGGATATACGTGAATTTCTTCATGAGTACATCAACATGAGCCGCTATGTGGCTCTCGGGACACTTGACGGTATACTGGCTGTGATGGGTGTTACACTAACCGCCAGTGGAGTTGCAGGTGCCGGCGGCCTCAGTGTGGATAACCACCTCATAGCCCTGACAGGACTCAGCGGGGGCGTGGCCCTTGCAATGTCCAATGCCTTCGGTTCATTCATAGGTGAGAGGGCTGAAGAAACAAGGACAATGCGTGAGCTTGAGAGGAAGATGATGATGGATGAGGGTAAACTGGATGATACCATCATCCACCAGCAGGCAAGGCGACGCGTGTACATGAGCATGTTCACACATGGATTCTCAAGTTTCCTTGGCTCCTTTGTACCTGTACTCCCATTTCTTGTGATATCTGAGAGGATGACAGCAACCATTGTGACCGTTGTACTGTGCCTCGCAGCCCTCCTGGTCCTTGGCGTTTACCTCGGGAGGGTTTCAAGGGAGAACATCTACAGGACCAGCCTTGAGGTTGTTGTGATAGGGATCCTGATAGGCCTTGTCAGCATCTTCCTCGGGGGATCCCACTGA